In Pseudomonadota bacterium, one DNA window encodes the following:
- a CDS encoding nitrate/sulfonate/bicarbonate ABC transporter ATP-binding protein, with the protein MTTILTHAPTAAPAKAPLMTVEGVCKSFRIADGGELQVCSQVNLAIAPHEIVGLLGRSGSGKSTLLRMMAGLIEPSSGVVRYKGQELSGPVSSISMVFQTFALFPWLTVLENVELGLEAQKVDRAEMRTRALAAIDLIGLDGFESAYPKELSGGMRQRVGFARALVVNPEILFMDEAFSALDVLTAETLRTDFLDLWIEQKVRLSSVLIVTHNIEEAVLMCDRILVFGASPGHVAAEIPVGLKHPRNRLDPAFRQLVDDIYVRMTARPRTAAVGVPHAPSISDRLPDASTNEIAGFLETLGSPLYKGKADLPDIAKTLQLEVDDLFPVTEGLQLLGFAEVAEGDIKLTPAGLAYANADTQPRKRIFAEHLIRNVPIAAHIRRVLDERSGHRAPRERFLAELEDHMSEEEAERTLQRLANWGRYAEIFSYDDNAGVFSLEDPGTEPA; encoded by the coding sequence ATGACGACGATCCTGACCCACGCCCCGACCGCGGCTCCGGCAAAGGCGCCACTCATGACCGTCGAGGGCGTATGCAAATCATTCCGCATCGCCGACGGCGGCGAGCTGCAGGTCTGCTCCCAGGTGAACCTCGCCATCGCCCCCCACGAGATCGTCGGTCTCCTCGGCCGCTCCGGTTCGGGCAAGTCGACCTTGCTGCGCATGATGGCGGGGCTCATCGAGCCGTCGAGCGGCGTGGTGCGCTACAAGGGCCAGGAGTTGAGCGGCCCGGTTTCCAGCATCTCCATGGTGTTCCAGACCTTCGCGCTGTTTCCCTGGCTGACCGTCCTGGAGAATGTCGAGCTTGGCCTGGAGGCGCAGAAGGTCGACCGGGCCGAGATGCGCACGCGCGCGCTGGCCGCCATCGACCTCATCGGCCTCGACGGGTTCGAGTCGGCCTATCCGAAGGAGCTCTCCGGCGGAATGCGGCAGCGCGTCGGCTTCGCCCGGGCGCTCGTGGTCAACCCCGAGATCCTGTTCATGGACGAGGCGTTCTCGGCCTTGGACGTGCTGACCGCGGAGACGCTGCGTACCGACTTTCTCGATCTGTGGATCGAGCAGAAGGTCCGCTTGAGCTCCGTGCTCATCGTCACCCACAACATCGAGGAAGCGGTCTTGATGTGCGACCGCATCCTCGTCTTCGGCGCCAGTCCCGGCCATGTCGCCGCCGAGATCCCGGTTGGCCTCAAGCATCCGCGCAACCGCCTGGACCCGGCCTTCCGCCAGCTCGTCGACGACATCTACGTGCGGATGACCGCCCGGCCGCGCACCGCGGCCGTCGGCGTGCCGCACGCGCCCAGCATCTCCGACCGCTTGCCTGATGCGTCCACCAATGAGATCGCGGGGTTCCTGGAGACCCTGGGCTCGCCGCTCTACAAGGGCAAGGCCGACCTGCCCGACATCGCCAAAACGCTTCAGCTGGAGGTCGACGACCTCTTCCCGGTGACCGAGGGCCTGCAGCTCCTGGGATTTGCCGAAGTGGCCGAGGGAGACATCAAGCTGACGCCGGCGGGACTCGCCTACGCCAACGCCGATACCCAGCCGCGCAAGCGCATCTTCGCCGAGCATCTCATTCGCAACGTGCCGATTGCCGCCCATATCCGCCGCGTGCTGGACGAGCGCAGCGGCCACCGCGCACCGCGCGAGCGCTTCCTGGCCGAGCTCGAAGACCATATGTCGGAGGAGGAGGCGGAGCGCACGCTGCAGCGCCTGGCGAATTGGGGCCGCTACGCCGAAATCTTCTCCTATGACGACAATGCCGGCGTTTTCAGCCTCGAGGATCCCGGCACCGAGCCCGCCTGA